Proteins found in one Arthrobacter pascens genomic segment:
- a CDS encoding dihydrodipicolinate synthase family protein yields the protein MTSLILPSNDGGTREYRLQGGTSWARPSGPLTSRRAYAAAHVIPEVLADNTPGAPARLDWDATMAYRHELWSYGLGVADAMDTAQRGMGLDWAATQQLIKRTGVEAASVVSSGSAATAGKSVRDLVSCGAGTDQLDIDALPAGEAGLAAVLDAYREQIAVVSEAGPKVILMASRALAKVASGPEDYLSVYSTLLQEVDQPVILHWLGTMFDPALAGYWGNDDVAAATETFLGLIRENAEKVDGVKVSLLDASHEVALRAALPEGVRLYTGDDFNYPELMEGDGTHHSDALLGIFAAIYPAASSALQSYDAGDAVKARAILDSTRELGKHIFSAPTFYYKTGIAFMSWLNGKQPGFQMVGGLHSGRSVCHLAKTFELADQAGLLKDPALAAFRMSDYLRINGVGV from the coding sequence ATGACGTCCCTGATCCTTCCCTCGAACGACGGCGGAACACGGGAGTACCGCTTGCAGGGCGGCACCTCCTGGGCCCGCCCCTCCGGCCCGCTCACCTCCCGACGCGCCTACGCCGCTGCGCACGTGATTCCCGAGGTCCTGGCAGATAATACGCCGGGCGCCCCTGCCCGCCTCGACTGGGATGCCACCATGGCGTACCGGCACGAACTGTGGTCCTACGGGCTTGGCGTTGCCGATGCAATGGACACCGCCCAGCGCGGCATGGGTCTGGACTGGGCCGCCACTCAGCAGCTGATCAAGCGCACCGGGGTCGAGGCCGCCTCGGTGGTCTCGTCCGGAAGCGCGGCCACGGCCGGCAAATCCGTCCGCGATCTCGTGTCCTGCGGAGCCGGCACGGACCAGCTGGACATCGATGCGCTGCCGGCTGGCGAAGCCGGGCTGGCTGCCGTCCTTGACGCCTACCGTGAGCAGATAGCCGTCGTCAGTGAGGCTGGGCCGAAGGTCATCCTGATGGCCTCACGCGCTTTGGCGAAGGTTGCCTCAGGTCCGGAAGACTACCTCAGCGTCTACTCCACGCTGCTCCAGGAAGTCGACCAGCCGGTCATCCTGCATTGGCTTGGCACCATGTTCGACCCCGCCCTGGCGGGATACTGGGGCAACGATGACGTGGCAGCAGCCACCGAAACGTTCCTGGGCCTGATCCGGGAGAACGCGGAGAAGGTGGACGGCGTGAAGGTCTCTCTCCTGGATGCCAGCCACGAAGTGGCCCTCCGGGCGGCCCTGCCGGAAGGAGTCCGCCTCTACACGGGCGACGACTTCAACTACCCGGAGCTCATGGAGGGCGACGGCACCCACCACTCTGACGCCCTGCTGGGGATCTTTGCCGCGATCTATCCGGCCGCTTCGTCCGCCCTGCAGAGCTACGACGCCGGCGACGCCGTCAAGGCCCGTGCCATCCTCGATTCAACGCGGGAACTGGGCAAGCACATCTTCAGTGCACCCACGTTTTACTACAAAACCGGAATCGCCTTTATGTCCTGGCTCAACGGCAAGCAGCCCGGTTTTCAGATGGTGGGCGGACTGCACTCCGGCCGCTCGGTCTGCCACTTGGCCAAGACCTTCGAACTCGCCGACCAGGCGGGACTGCTCAAGGATCCCGCCCTGGCCGCCTTCCGGATGTCCGATTACCTGCGCATTAACGGAGTGGGCGTATGA
- a CDS encoding Gfo/Idh/MocA family protein, which translates to MGFETRTIRIAMNGITGRMGYRQHLLRSILPIRDAGGFTLEDGTRVQVEPILVGRNEAKIRELAELHKVAEWTTDLDSVINDPTVDIIFDASMTSLRAATLRKAMLAGKHIFTEKPTAETLEEAIELARIGKEAGVTAGVVHDKLYLPGLVKLRRLVDEGFFGRILSIRGEFGYWVFEGDVQAAQRPSWNYRKEDGGGMTTDMFCHWNYVLEGIIGKVKSVSAKTATHIPARWDEAGKEYKATADDASYGIFELETPAGEPVIGQINSSWAVRVYRDELVEFQIDGTHGSAVAGLNKCVAQQRAHTPKPVWNPDLPVTESFRSQWQEVPANADLDNGFKLQWEEFLRDVVAGREHRFGLLSAARGVQLAELGLQSNDERRTIDIPEITL; encoded by the coding sequence ATGGGTTTCGAAACAAGGACCATCCGCATCGCCATGAACGGCATCACCGGCAGGATGGGCTACCGCCAGCACCTGCTGCGCTCCATCCTTCCCATCCGTGACGCCGGCGGCTTCACGCTGGAGGACGGCACCAGGGTTCAGGTTGAACCAATCCTCGTGGGCCGCAACGAAGCCAAGATCCGCGAGCTCGCCGAGCTGCACAAGGTGGCCGAGTGGACCACCGACCTCGATTCCGTGATTAACGACCCCACTGTCGATATCATCTTCGATGCCTCCATGACCAGCCTCCGTGCCGCCACCCTCAGGAAGGCCATGCTGGCCGGCAAGCATATCTTCACTGAGAAGCCCACGGCAGAAACCCTTGAGGAGGCCATCGAACTTGCCCGCATCGGCAAGGAAGCAGGAGTCACCGCCGGGGTTGTGCACGACAAGCTGTATCTCCCCGGCCTGGTTAAGCTGCGCCGCCTCGTTGATGAAGGTTTTTTTGGCCGCATCCTCTCCATCCGCGGCGAATTCGGCTACTGGGTCTTCGAAGGCGACGTGCAGGCGGCGCAGCGCCCGTCCTGGAACTACCGCAAGGAAGACGGTGGCGGAATGACCACGGACATGTTCTGCCACTGGAACTACGTCCTGGAAGGCATCATCGGCAAGGTCAAGAGCGTCAGCGCCAAGACCGCCACCCACATCCCGGCCCGCTGGGACGAGGCAGGCAAGGAATACAAGGCCACCGCCGACGACGCCTCCTACGGTATCTTCGAACTCGAAACCCCGGCGGGCGAGCCGGTCATCGGCCAGATCAACTCCTCCTGGGCAGTCCGCGTCTACCGCGACGAACTCGTGGAATTCCAGATCGACGGCACCCACGGCTCCGCCGTAGCAGGCCTCAACAAGTGTGTTGCCCAGCAGCGCGCCCATACCCCCAAGCCGGTCTGGAACCCGGACCTGCCGGTCACGGAATCCTTCCGCAGCCAGTGGCAGGAAGTCCCCGCGAACGCGGACCTGGACAACGGCTTCAAGTTGCAGTGGGAAGAGTTCCTCCGCGACGTTGTGGCCGGCCGCGAACACCGCTTCGGCCTGCTCTCGGCCGCCCGCGGAGTCCAGCTCGCCGAGCTTGGCCTGCAGTCCAACGACGAGCGCCGCACCATCGACATCCCGGAGATCACGCTCTGA
- a CDS encoding FGGY family carbohydrate kinase, with translation MALVAGIDSSTQSCKVVIRDADTGALVGQGRAAHPDGTEVHPDAWWDALQQAITQAGGLADVSAISVGGQQHGMVCLDSNGHVVRPALLWNDTRSAKAAVDIILDAGNGDPAAGARQWVATTGTVPVASLTLTKLRWLAENEPENAARVAAVCLPHDWLSWRLAGFGPGTGEAGLAALRTDRSDASGTGYYSASTGEYLADALREALGHLPVLPAVVGPLDIAGKTPEGALIGPGAGDNAAAALGVGAGVGDVVLSLGTSGTVFAVSSTPAADASGLVAGFADATGHYLPLACTLNATRVFDATAALLDVSLDDFNELALAAPAGAGGLTLVPYFDGERTPNLPGATGSLHGITRANYTPANLARAAVEGVVCSLADGLAALQAQAVDARRLILIGGGAQSPAVQQAASQLLGLPAVVPAPGEYVADGAARQAAAVLAGAFPDWGIGGVELPAQPSDGIVLARYRSHARTHMA, from the coding sequence ATGGCGCTCGTAGCCGGCATCGACAGCTCCACCCAGTCCTGCAAAGTGGTGATCCGGGATGCGGACACCGGCGCCTTGGTCGGGCAGGGCCGGGCGGCCCACCCCGACGGCACAGAGGTCCATCCTGATGCGTGGTGGGACGCACTGCAGCAGGCAATCACCCAGGCCGGAGGGCTGGCGGATGTCAGCGCAATCTCCGTCGGCGGACAGCAGCACGGCATGGTCTGCCTCGACAGCAACGGCCATGTGGTCAGGCCTGCGCTGCTGTGGAACGACACGCGCTCGGCAAAGGCCGCCGTCGACATCATCCTTGACGCCGGAAACGGCGACCCGGCAGCGGGCGCCAGGCAATGGGTGGCCACCACGGGAACCGTGCCCGTCGCCTCGCTGACGCTGACCAAGCTGCGCTGGCTGGCGGAGAACGAACCGGAGAACGCAGCCCGGGTGGCCGCGGTCTGCCTCCCGCATGACTGGCTATCCTGGCGGCTGGCCGGCTTCGGCCCCGGCACCGGCGAGGCGGGGCTGGCGGCACTCCGTACCGACCGCTCCGATGCCTCCGGAACAGGGTACTACTCCGCTTCCACGGGTGAATACCTTGCCGACGCCCTGCGGGAGGCCCTCGGCCATCTTCCAGTGCTTCCCGCCGTCGTCGGCCCGCTGGATATCGCGGGCAAGACGCCGGAGGGCGCCCTGATCGGCCCCGGAGCCGGTGACAACGCAGCCGCGGCACTGGGTGTCGGGGCGGGAGTGGGTGACGTGGTCCTGTCCCTGGGCACCTCGGGAACAGTGTTCGCCGTCTCCTCAACTCCGGCAGCTGACGCGTCCGGGCTGGTGGCGGGATTCGCCGATGCCACAGGCCACTACCTGCCGCTCGCCTGCACGCTGAACGCAACCCGCGTGTTCGACGCCACGGCGGCCCTGCTGGACGTCAGCCTGGACGACTTCAACGAACTCGCCTTGGCAGCCCCCGCCGGCGCAGGGGGCCTGACCCTGGTCCCTTATTTCGACGGCGAGCGGACGCCCAACCTGCCCGGTGCCACCGGATCCCTGCACGGCATCACCCGGGCGAACTACACCCCAGCGAACCTGGCACGCGCCGCCGTCGAGGGCGTGGTCTGCTCTCTCGCTGACGGCCTCGCCGCCCTGCAGGCGCAGGCCGTTGATGCCCGGCGTCTCATCCTGATCGGCGGTGGAGCCCAGTCGCCGGCCGTGCAGCAGGCTGCCAGTCAGCTGCTCGGGCTGCCGGCTGTTGTCCCCGCGCCCGGCGAATATGTGGCCGACGGCGCCGCCCGCCAGGCCGCCGCGGTCCTCGCCGGCGCGTTCCCGGACTGGGGCATCGGCGGGGTGGAGCTTCCGGCGCAACCTTCGGACGGCATTGTACTGGCCAGGTACCGCTCGCACGCACGCACCCACATGGCATAA
- a CDS encoding LacI family DNA-binding transcriptional regulator, with translation MAASTLTEVARLAGVSPATASRVLNGSARKPGKDIADRVRQAADSLGYIPNAQAQGLAKSSSGLIGLIVHDIADPYFAAIARGVQEAAREQRKMVLLATTEGAPADEKEAVAAFAARRADSIVIAGSRSSRSEDQEGNADLAAELDRYCRNGGQVGVVGHPVVGATAADGYHVLPVPNEELAASLAVELAASLDDDFVIIGGPEGLFTSDDRIRGFQRGLGKAGRPAAEVLRSAFNRSGGYEAGLALAAGIKASRSEDGGTAAGSSKRICIFAVNDVMAIGAAAALRSEGLRIPRDASIAGFDDIETLRDFRPALSTVHLPLEEIGRLATRSASGAGPGAGTGDDGPPSAITGKVTLRRSTETAA, from the coding sequence GTGGCTGCAAGTACCCTCACCGAAGTGGCACGGCTGGCCGGCGTTTCGCCCGCCACTGCTTCCCGCGTCCTCAACGGCTCCGCCCGGAAGCCGGGCAAGGACATAGCAGACAGGGTGCGGCAGGCAGCGGATTCCCTCGGTTATATTCCGAATGCGCAGGCACAGGGCCTCGCAAAGTCGAGCTCGGGCCTGATCGGATTGATTGTCCACGACATCGCCGATCCATACTTCGCCGCCATTGCCCGCGGAGTCCAGGAGGCTGCCCGGGAACAACGGAAGATGGTGCTGCTGGCCACAACCGAAGGCGCTCCGGCCGACGAAAAGGAAGCCGTGGCCGCCTTCGCCGCCCGCAGGGCGGATTCGATCGTGATTGCGGGTTCGCGCTCCTCCCGCTCCGAGGACCAGGAAGGCAACGCTGATCTGGCCGCCGAACTGGACAGGTACTGCCGCAACGGTGGACAGGTGGGAGTAGTGGGCCATCCGGTGGTCGGCGCCACTGCAGCTGACGGTTACCACGTGCTGCCGGTACCGAACGAAGAACTGGCCGCGAGCCTCGCCGTTGAGCTGGCTGCATCACTCGATGATGATTTTGTCATCATCGGCGGCCCTGAGGGACTTTTCACGTCCGACGACCGGATCCGCGGATTCCAGCGGGGGCTGGGGAAGGCAGGACGCCCGGCCGCGGAAGTCCTCCGGAGCGCCTTTAACCGGTCCGGCGGCTATGAGGCAGGGCTTGCCCTGGCTGCCGGGATCAAGGCTTCCCGCTCGGAAGACGGCGGTACTGCGGCCGGCAGCAGTAAACGGATCTGCATCTTTGCGGTGAACGACGTCATGGCCATCGGAGCCGCGGCGGCACTGCGCTCCGAGGGGCTGCGGATACCCCGGGACGCGAGCATCGCAGGCTTCGACGACATTGAGACACTGCGGGATTTCCGACCTGCCCTGTCCACCGTGCACCTTCCCCTGGAGGAAATTGGCAGGCTGGCTACCCGCAGCGCCTCTGGTGCCGGGCCCGGTGCCGGAACAGGCGATGACGGACCCCCTTCAGCTATCACCGGCAAGGTCACGCTCAGGCGCAGCACCGAGACGGCCGCCTGA
- a CDS encoding ROK family transcriptional regulator, producing the protein MANSTAATGTPDPVAPGSMGDVRRSNLALVLGRIARSAHGTHLTRAQVAAATGLTKASVSSLVLDLLDAGLIREIGLNPQGERGRPGVGVELNPARAVMGMEINVDYIAAGLTDLSGTLLLQETRERDNRNSAAGPVVASLAALAAELRGAGEAQGIQVLGGGLAVPGLVEDRTGTVIMAPNLGWNSETLDLGSLLPGVPLGTTLFNEANAAALAELRYRPAGAADFVFVSGEVGVGGGLVIGSELFAGPDGHAGELGHIVVQPEGSVCSCGGTGCLETVAGQDAIFTAAGIIGDSRATGEALPESAGEPPGTSKSESLARLLAALAAGDDGAATAVARAGHYLGVAVASTARLLNISSVVLGGHFAILGEWLRPALTESLARYAPGKVPPENISLSSVGEAGALLGAAGSVVRSLVEAPHRLRP; encoded by the coding sequence ATGGCGAATTCAACCGCTGCTACCGGTACGCCCGACCCGGTGGCGCCCGGCAGCATGGGCGACGTCCGCAGGAGCAACCTGGCCCTCGTTCTCGGACGGATTGCCCGGTCCGCGCACGGCACACACCTGACCCGTGCCCAGGTGGCCGCAGCCACCGGTCTGACCAAAGCCTCGGTGTCCAGCCTTGTGCTGGACCTGCTGGATGCCGGACTCATCAGGGAAATCGGGTTGAATCCCCAAGGTGAGCGCGGGCGTCCCGGGGTTGGCGTGGAGCTGAACCCCGCCCGCGCCGTGATGGGCATGGAGATCAATGTGGATTACATTGCTGCCGGCCTGACCGACCTTTCCGGGACTCTCCTGCTGCAGGAAACGCGGGAGCGTGACAACCGGAACAGTGCTGCCGGTCCCGTCGTGGCCTCCCTTGCCGCGCTGGCGGCGGAACTCCGCGGCGCTGGCGAGGCGCAGGGCATCCAGGTGCTGGGCGGGGGCCTGGCTGTTCCCGGACTAGTTGAGGACAGAACCGGGACGGTGATCATGGCGCCCAACCTCGGATGGAATTCGGAAACCCTGGATCTTGGATCGCTGCTTCCCGGGGTGCCGTTGGGCACAACGCTTTTCAACGAAGCCAACGCCGCGGCGCTGGCGGAGCTGCGCTACCGGCCAGCGGGCGCGGCTGATTTCGTTTTTGTTTCAGGTGAAGTGGGTGTCGGCGGCGGCCTGGTGATCGGTTCGGAGCTCTTCGCAGGGCCGGACGGGCACGCCGGTGAGTTGGGACACATCGTGGTGCAGCCGGAGGGCTCGGTATGCTCCTGCGGCGGCACCGGATGCCTGGAAACAGTGGCGGGACAGGACGCAATTTTCACCGCCGCCGGAATCATCGGAGATTCCAGAGCCACCGGAGAAGCGCTGCCTGAATCCGCCGGAGAGCCTCCGGGAACCTCAAAGTCTGAAAGCCTGGCGCGGCTTCTGGCCGCGCTCGCGGCCGGGGACGACGGCGCCGCCACCGCTGTTGCACGGGCGGGGCATTACCTGGGGGTGGCCGTGGCTTCCACGGCCAGGCTGCTGAACATTTCCTCGGTTGTGCTGGGCGGCCACTTTGCGATCCTGGGCGAATGGCTCCGACCCGCCCTCACAGAGAGCCTGGCAAGGTACGCGCCGGGAAAGGTGCCGCCGGAAAACATCAGCCTGTCCTCGGTGGGGGAGGCGGGGGCACTCCTGGGCGCCGCCGGCAGTGTTGTCCGCTCACTCGTGGAGGCCCCGCACCGGCTCCGTCCCTAG
- the xylA gene encoding xylose isomerase, giving the protein MTLTPTPGDKFTFGLWTVGWTGADPFGVATRKPLDPVEAVHKLSELGAYGITFHDNDLVPFDATVSERELILKNFRTALQETGLKVPMVTTNLFSHPVFKDGGFTSNDRSIRRFALSKVLRNIDSAAEFGAETFVMWGGREGSEYDGSKDLSAALDRMKEGVDTAAAYIKEKGYNLRIALEPKPNEPRGDIFLPTVGHGLAFIAQLEHGDIVGLNPETGHEQMAGLNFTHGIAQALWAGKLFHIDLNGQRGIKYDQDLVFGHGDLTSAFFTVDLLENGFPNGGPKYEGPRHFDYKPSRTDGYDGVWESAKSNMSMYLLLKERALAFRADPAVQEALAASGVFELGESTLSAGETAGDLLADTAAFENFDADSAGDRSFAFVRLNQLAIEHLLNAR; this is encoded by the coding sequence ATGACACTCACGCCCACACCCGGCGATAAGTTCACCTTCGGCCTCTGGACCGTTGGCTGGACCGGAGCTGATCCCTTCGGCGTAGCCACCCGCAAGCCCTTGGATCCCGTGGAAGCCGTGCACAAACTCAGCGAACTCGGCGCCTACGGCATCACCTTCCACGACAACGACCTTGTTCCCTTCGACGCCACGGTTTCGGAGCGCGAACTGATCCTGAAGAACTTCCGGACCGCCCTGCAGGAAACCGGGCTCAAGGTCCCCATGGTCACCACCAACCTGTTCAGCCACCCCGTCTTCAAGGACGGCGGCTTCACCTCCAACGACCGCTCGATCCGCCGCTTTGCCCTGAGCAAGGTGCTGCGCAACATCGACTCCGCCGCCGAATTCGGCGCCGAGACCTTCGTGATGTGGGGCGGCCGCGAAGGCAGCGAATACGATGGCTCCAAGGACCTGTCCGCCGCCCTGGACCGGATGAAGGAGGGCGTGGACACCGCCGCCGCCTACATCAAGGAAAAGGGCTATAACCTCCGCATCGCCCTGGAGCCCAAGCCCAACGAACCCCGCGGCGATATCTTCCTCCCCACCGTCGGTCACGGCCTGGCGTTCATCGCCCAGCTCGAACACGGCGACATCGTGGGGCTCAACCCCGAAACCGGCCACGAGCAGATGGCCGGACTGAACTTCACCCATGGCATCGCCCAGGCTTTGTGGGCAGGCAAGCTCTTCCACATCGACCTCAACGGCCAGCGTGGCATCAAGTACGACCAGGACCTGGTGTTCGGCCATGGCGATCTCACCAGCGCCTTCTTCACCGTGGATCTGCTCGAAAACGGCTTCCCCAACGGCGGACCGAAGTACGAGGGCCCGCGCCACTTCGACTACAAGCCCTCACGCACCGACGGCTACGACGGCGTCTGGGAATCCGCCAAGTCCAACATGTCCATGTACCTGCTGCTCAAGGAACGGGCGCTTGCCTTCCGCGCCGACCCCGCAGTCCAGGAAGCCCTGGCAGCTTCCGGGGTGTTCGAGCTCGGCGAATCCACGCTCTCGGCCGGCGAAACAGCCGGCGACCTGCTCGCGGACACGGCTGCTTTCGAGAACTTCGACGCCGACTCCGCCGGAGATCGTTCCTTCGCCTTTGTGCGGCTCAACCAGCTGGCCATCGAGCACCTTCTGAACGCCCGCTGA
- a CDS encoding sugar phosphate isomerase/epimerase family protein has translation MSDLSRLALNSATTKKWTLAEAVEGCVRAGIPAIGPWRDRVEEAGLDKAAKLIRDAGLRVSSLCRGGFLTAADAEGQAAALADNRAAILEAVALDTRELFLVVGGLAPGEKDVVAARQRVADRLADLVPFASENGVRLVLEPLHPMYAADRALISTLGQALDLAAPYDAKAVGVAVDTFHVWWDPDLKAQIERAGRESRIASYQVCDFNMPIAADPLLSRGFMGDGVIDFATIGTWVRDAGYTGDIEVEIFNQEIWDADGDSVLETVKARYTELVLPYA, from the coding sequence ATGAGCGACCTGTCACGATTGGCACTGAACAGCGCCACCACCAAGAAGTGGACGCTGGCCGAGGCCGTAGAGGGTTGCGTCCGCGCAGGAATACCGGCGATCGGTCCGTGGCGCGACCGTGTCGAGGAGGCCGGCCTGGACAAGGCGGCCAAGCTAATCAGGGACGCCGGCCTGCGCGTTTCCTCGCTCTGCCGCGGAGGGTTCCTGACCGCGGCGGACGCCGAGGGCCAGGCCGCCGCGCTGGCAGACAACCGCGCTGCCATCCTGGAGGCCGTGGCACTCGACACTCGGGAACTGTTCCTGGTGGTCGGCGGGCTGGCTCCGGGGGAGAAAGACGTGGTGGCGGCCCGCCAGCGTGTTGCCGACCGACTCGCAGACCTCGTGCCGTTCGCCTCCGAAAACGGCGTGCGGCTGGTGCTGGAGCCGCTGCACCCGATGTACGCCGCCGACCGCGCCCTCATCTCCACCCTGGGCCAGGCCCTGGACCTCGCGGCGCCATACGACGCCAAAGCCGTGGGCGTCGCCGTCGATACCTTCCATGTCTGGTGGGATCCGGATCTGAAGGCGCAGATCGAACGCGCCGGCCGGGAAAGCCGGATTGCGTCCTACCAGGTCTGCGACTTCAACATGCCCATTGCCGCGGATCCCCTGCTGTCCCGGGGCTTCATGGGCGATGGCGTCATCGACTTCGCGACCATCGGTACCTGGGTGCGGGATGCGGGATACACCGGCGACATCGAGGTTGAAATCTTCAATCAGGAGATCTGGGACGCCGATGGCGACAGCGTCCTGGAGACCGTCAAGGCACGCTACACGGAACTCGTGTTGCCGTACGCGTGA